In the Sarcophilus harrisii chromosome 1, mSarHar1.11, whole genome shotgun sequence genome, one interval contains:
- the SGF29 gene encoding SAGA-associated factor 29: MALVSADSRIAELLTELHQLIKQTQEERSRSEHNLINIQKTHERMQTENKISPYYRTKLRGLYTTAKADAEAECNILRRALDKIAEIKTLLEERRIAAKIAGLYNDSEPPRKTMRRGVLMTLLQQSAMTLPLWIGKPGDKPPPLCGAIPASGDYVAKPGDKVAARVKAVDGDEQWILAEVVSYSHATNKYEVDDIDEEGKERHTLSRRRIIPLPQWKANPETDPEALFQKDQLVLALYPQTTCFYRALIHTPPQRPQEDYSVLFEDTSYADGYSPPLNVAQRYVVACKEPKKK, from the exons ATGGCATTGGTGTCAGCAGACTCCAGAATAGCTGAACTACTGACAGAGCTCCATCAACTGATTAAGCAAACTCAG GAAGAACGCTCCCGAAGTGAACATAACCTGATCAATATCCAGAAGACACATGAGAGAATGCAGACAGAAAACAAAA TCTCCCCTTATTACCGGACAAAGCTTCGAGGTCTCTATACCACAGCCAAGGCAGATGCAGAAGCAGAGTGCAA TATACTGCGCAGAGCTTTGGATAAGATTGCTGAGATCAAGACTTTGCTGGAAGAAAGGCGAATTG CGGCTAAAATTGCAGGATTATACAATGATTCAGAACCTCCACGGAAAACCATGCGCCGAGGGGTGTTGATGACCCTATTGCAACAGTCAGCCATGACATTGCCTCTGTGGATTGGGAAACCTGGAGACAA GCCTCCACCCCTGTGTGGGGCTATTCCGGCTTCAGGGGACTATGTAGCTAAACCAGGTGATAAGGTGGCTGCTCGAGTGAAAGCTGTGGATGGGGATGAGCAATGGATTCTGGCTGAAGTGGTCAGCTACAGTCATGCTACCAACAA aTATGAGGTGGATGACATTGATGAGGAAGGCAAAGA GAGACACACCTTGAGCCGAAGACGTATCATCCCTCTACCACAATGGAAGGCCAATCCTGAGACAGACCCTGAAGCTTTATTCCAGAAGGATCAGCTTGTGCTGGCATTGTACCCCCAAACCACCTGCTTCTACCGGGCTTTGATTCACACTCCTCCACAACGG CCCCAGGAAGACTACTCTGTCTTGTTTGAAGATACCTCCTATGCAGATGGTTATTCTCCTCCCCTCAATGTGGCCCAGAGGTATGTTGTGGCCTGCAAGGAACCTAAGAAGAAGTGA